TCGGGCTCTGCCGAGACGAGCGtcacgagcggcggcgccatCTTGCGGATGAGCTGCTGGACGAATTCCGGCTTGCTCGTTGCCTCCATGTGCACGAGCACGACCTTTactgcgccgagcaccacgCTGCCGTTGGCGTGCTGGAACTGGGGCATGACGCGCTCGCAAATGtgctccgcctcgcgcccgtCGACGCTGCGGTAAGCCGCGAGCGTGTTGAGGATCACGATGCGCCCCCACTCGGAGCACTCGTTCAAGGCCACGAGGAGCTTCATGAGGATCTccgagtcgagcgcaaaaatcggcgcatcgccgtcCTGAGCCGCGTCCTGAGCCGCCTGCTGGATATCgttgagcgtcgcgacaGCGTTTGCGACGACCATCGGGTTGTTATCCGCAATCATATCCTTGACGCGGTCGACGAACCCCCGCTCCAGGGCGAGCTCTGGCTTGAGCGAAAAGAGCTTCGCGACGCAAATCACCGCTGTCTTGCGCACGTACGGATTGTCGTCCGACAGACACCGTTCCAGCGGCTCTGGGAGGTAGTCGATGATCTTTTCCGCACGCAAGCATCCCATCGTGCGGATTGCGAGTGCGCGGATCAGCGGATTCGGGTCCTCCGAGTCCTGTGTTAGTGCGCGCACCTACCTTGACAAAGGTGTTCACTGCGAGAATCACGAGCTCCGGCTGTGTCTTGGCGTAGTTCATGAGGTAGAGGTAGACGAGCTTCTTCTGCTCCAAATCCTCCGTCTGCATGTTTTTGAGCACGTCGGGAAAGAGCGCCGAGACGTCCTTGCCGACGGTCATGTTGGCAATGACCCGCTTGATGCCATCCTTGCGTTTCTCGCGGTACTCGCTGTTCACTGGGTCAGTTTGTGCGACGTACGGTCCGCACGCAACTCAAAGGTCTCGCCTATGGTCAGTCGGGCAACGTACctttgcgctgcgctccaAAAAACCCAGGCCGGCTCATGGCGCGTCAGACGTcggacgagagcgacggtgcgcgtgGCAGCCCGCTTACGAGCAGAGATAATAGCACATGTTCAAGGATGCACAGCCTGCTTCTCTATTTGCTTTGCCGGCCGTATGGTCTAGTAGTATGATTCTCGCTTTGGGAGAGTCGCGTAACTCGAAAATGCGAGAGGTCCTGGGTTCAATTCCCAGTGCGGCCCCCCTTTTTACGTGGAGGGCCTCCACCGCTTTTTTTTTTGCTTCCTCTCATGCCGCGAGCGGTTTCGAACAAGGTCACCTCGGCGCAGACGCAGGCGGCgaacgccgcgccgcgcgcggcacactCGCAACAGAATACGAGCGCCACGACGAAAAATCCCATCTTTAACACGGAAAAATTCGGCCAACATATCCTCAAGAACCCGCTCGTGGCCCAGGGCATCGTCGACAAGGCCGCCCTCAAACCGACCGACACGGTGCTGGAAGTCGGTCCTGGTACGGGTAATCTGACGGTACGCATTCTGGAAAAAGCGAAAAAGGTCACGGTCGTCGAAATGGATCCGCGCATGGCTGCCGAGCTCACCAAGCGTGTGCAGGGAAAGTACGTCGCCCTTTTTGCTCACCCAGGCCCGAACAGCGCAAACTGGAAATTatcctcggcgacgtctGCAAGACGGAACTACCCTACTTTGACGTGGTCATCTCCAACACGCCTTACCAGATTTCCTCGCCGCTCGTGTTCAAGCTCCTGTCGCACCGGCCGCTGTTTCGCTGTGCGATTCTCATGTTCCAGCGCGAgtttgcgctgcgcctcgtcgcgcgcccgGGCTCGCCGCTGTGGGGGCGCCTGAGCGCTAACGTCCAGCTGTACGCCAAGGTCGACCATATCATGAAAGTCGCACGCGGCTCCTTccgtccgccgccgcaagtCGACAGCTCGGTGGTGCGCATCGTGCCGCTGAATCCCCCGCCGGCGATCCGCTTTGAAGAGTTTGATGGCCTGACGCGCATCGTCTTTTCGCGGCGGAAcaagcagctgcgtgcgtgtttctttggcgcgcgcggcgtcctcgagatgctcgaggcgaaCTGGAAGACGTGGTGCGCCGAACACAACCACGTCCCGGACCCGAACGAGTCGTTTGCGTCCAaggtcgacggcgtgctgcagcgcctcgacatggccgagtgccgcgcggcgaaGCTCGACGTAGacgacctgctcgcgctcctctcgGCGTTCCACGAAGAGGGGATCCATTTCTAATAATGTACATCTATTTCCACACGctcagcagcgcatcgagtaGTTtttcgcgcggcgcgagcggcgacgtgagaaggagcacgcgccgcagcacctcggccgcggccgcatAGGGCATCGCGGTGAAtttggcgcgcagcgcgtcgaggtccgcgccgagcggcgcgtccatCGCAGCAagcgccacggcgccgcgcggggagagcgaggcgccgtgCCCGGCGAGGTaagcgagcgcatcggaggggagcgtgcgctgtgcgaggcgcgtgcgcaggtgGGAGAGCACCGTGGGGCTtagcagcgcctcgcgcccgtcgcgcaccgcgtggctggccgcgctgctgtaaaaggcctcgagcagctgcagaTCTTGTACGAACCACGCATCGTCGCTGTGCACCCCGTCGTACAGCGCAAAGTAgacgtgcgcgagggcAGGCGTGTCGGCCGTGAGGCACTCCATGAGCACGGCCGTGCAAAAGACCTGAAAAGGCCTTGTCCCGCAgcacacgcggcgcacgagcgccgtgtcctgcggcgcggtTTCAAAGGACTGCACGAGCTCACGCAGGTCACGCAGCATCGCATGCGCCTctgccgaggtgcttgcgctgaACGGGTGCGCGGCCCACCCCCGCGAACGCGCAAAGATGCTGCGGTGCCCGTGCGGGTCGTCCACGTAGCTCAGGTagcccgtgcgccgctgcacatGGAACCAGTGAATGTGCCGGGGGTcgtgtgcgccgtgcgccatcGCGttcgcgtcgagcgaggtgGGCCAGTACCGCCGGCTTGCGCTCTGTACGCTGTGCACGCCTTCCAGCGGAGGGAGGAGCGTGGGGGCGTACATCTTGGGGCGGCCGCTGACCGACACCGGCAGGAAGCACACCTCGTtgctgcgcacgtcgcgcgcgaccaAGAGGcggggcgcgagcgcaagcacgtacaggtggcgcgccgcttggaGGTGTGCGCGGCAGTCTCCCGGGCCCGCAGGATAGCGGGGCAGGAATGCGGCGAGCATCGCGGCGATTGCCACGTCGCCCGTGCCAAGCGTAaagcggccgccgccgaggaacagcaggccgagcgccatgtGCGCGGCCATGTGCGAGCCGTAGCtccgcgacgtggcgccgtgcgcgacgcggtacAGGCGCAAgagctcgacgtcgcccgTGCCCGCCATgacggtcgcgagcgcgacatgcaggacgtcgcgcagcgtctcgcgcgcggcgtgagcgacgcgcgaggcgtAGCGGTCGTCGGAcggcaccgcgtcgtgcacaTAGTCCTGGAGCTGACgcaggagcagcgcgcgcgcacgcgcgtcgcccgtgcCTGCGTACCGCAGCGAGAGCGCAAGGCATGCGCCCGCGCGCATATTGTACCACGCAagctgcgtcgcgtcgcgcatgcgccccGGATCTGTGCCGTGCATAAACGGCGCGAGGGTGCTCTGGAGCCacgcctcgtccggcgcaaTGTCCGACCAGAGGATGAGCGCGTgtgcgagcgtgcgcaccagGAGCAGGTCCGGGCGCAGGTGTTCGAGCGCGTGTGCGTTCGGGGGCGGCgccacgagctgcgcaatgtccttgcgctcgctgcgcaggaacacgagggcgagggcgagcgtcgcggcgtgcaTTGCGCGGTTCGCCGCcggggcctcggcgccggtgccgaggagcagccGGCGCAGCTGTGCGAGGAGTGCCACGTCCGACGCCGAGTCCATCGGtgtgcggcggccgcgcccgaggaGCACAAAGcccaggccgaggccggcggcATTCGCGTACATGTCCTGCATCCCCCCCGGCTCGCCGCCCTCGAGCtgggcggcgaggcgctcggccgtcCAGCGGTGGTCCGTCTGGCAAAAGACGAGGCccatgccgagcaggccggcgGCCTGCGTCAGTGGCGAAAAGTGCAGCGCGATGCTGCGGTGGGGCAGGAACGCGGCGACCTGGATGGCCATTacctggcgcgccgcgggatcggccgtgccgaggaacgacgccgcgacgccAAGCACCAGGCCCACGGTCGtgagcgcgtgccgcggcgtcaGGTAGCGGTAGGCGTgcacgcgcccgaggcgcgcaaggtgcCCGTGcagcccgaggccgagcaggaaacccgcgtgccgcgccgcgtcgcgctgcgcagtgcTATGCGCAAAGATCCAGTTGgagtcgatgcgctcgtcggcgtgcacggcaATCTCCAGCgcggacgcgacgccgttGTGGAACTCGGGCCACTCGACTTCGTGGGGATCGGCGGCGTACGGGCGTgcaaagagcgcgccgccggggtacgtgcgcagcgcgaggcacaggcgcggcgtgcgccacgtcgcggtcggccgcagcgcccgcGAGGCCATGCGGAACATGCCGCGCCCGATGCACTGCGCCatcgtgcgctcggcgagcgtgcgggcggtctgcaggagctcggcgtggtgctcgagctcgtcgcgctcgtcgtcgtgcgcaatGTGCGCCGCGTTCGGCGAGGTCGTCTGCAGCATGCGAGCGACGTCGCTCAGGCGGTAGTCCTTGGAAAAGAGCTGCGCACAGAGGGgatcgagcgacgcgtcgggcagcgtgcgcaggagcgaggggtgcacgcgcgcctgctgcgtggTCGGCGATGCCTGCGCACtggcgtcgaggcggcgcaggagcgtgtacgcctcgggcgcccATCCCTTGGGGGGGTCCAGCTGGCaggtgcgcagcacctctTCCAGGGGAAGCGCAATGCCCGGGggcaggcggccgaggaccgACGCGTCCCAGTGCAGGTCGAGCATCgtctgcacgagctgctgcgcggcgccgacgccgggcgtgcggagcgctgcgccgccgagggcAGAAAAGAGCGTAAAGATatccgcgctgcgctcgcagtgccgcagcggcgcggcgccgtggacGCCGCACATGGCCGCGCACTGGAGATAGGTGTCGTGCAGAGACACtgggcgctcgagcgccgtgcggagCAGCGCGTACAGGTCCGGGGGAGGCGCGACGTTTGCGGCTTCGCCGTCGAGCCCGCCGACGCTGgggatgcgccgctgccaGTAGTCGACCCACGACGCCCAGCCC
The Malassezia japonica chromosome 2, complete sequence genome window above contains:
- the DIM1 gene encoding 18S rRNA (adenine(1779)-N(6)/adenine(1780)-N(6))-dimethyltransferase (COG:A; BUSCO:EOG09263720; EggNog:ENOG503NU08), whose translation is MPRAVSNKVTSAQTQAANAAPRAAHSQQNTSATTKNPIFNTEKFGQHILKNPLVAQGIVDKAALKPTDTVLEVGPGTGNLTVRILEKAKKVTVVEMDPRMAAELTKRVQGKPEQRKLEIILGDVCKTELPYFDVVISNTPYQISSPLVFKLLSHRPLFRCAILMFQREFALRLVARPGSPLWGRLSANVQLYAKVDHIMKVARGSFRPPPQVDSSVVRIVPLNPPPAIRFEEFDGLTRIVFSRRNKQLRACFFGARGVLEMLEANWKTWCAEHNHVPDPNESFASKVDGVLQRLDMAECRAAKLDVDDLLALLSAFHEEGIHF
- the APC1 gene encoding Anaphase-promoting complex subunit 1 (EggNog:ENOG503NUCJ; COG:D; COG:O; BUSCO:EOG0926049S), producing the protein MAEQGQLARLRAMAHAGASRRPTSGAYEDHEYGSLHWAGTRVAWQRGARLVQSFSYAEPVRAASTALLERGGGGAERAICVMLERTAVFYFPRLGEEYVQPLPFRLAAVHPLALGVLLVREREPEDRAGGEGLPMAFYLRSVFDDLAKMIHVPAISGIETPTLHGAAERFLTPDEQIVYAARSGAPLLITARRGAIRIYAYATAREPMAHDAYAAPPPRPRKSRRSSALRRGGRRSSVRDASDMHLLAELEHAQPELASVLEDERRPSLQHRSLRQRKSSLAAAEHDTEADTPLFEGFAHAHAAAALLEEIRVPELQQGVACTTLTVRGEQYVYMTVAAARRAFARVVSMSDRVSVRAPSEGDAVLVADHVTAVCIVGEEPDALLVRGDGDALHCGPPGHGTAAILLQNNGLCVRPACALTRRVLEALLASLPRPTSSTLLARWAELCGAGRAPVYGTWATLERLCGVQPAAKSSDAYTDLLADRDEPFLSRCLGTARQAPRPRSAPPLLDAHHLPGVAVVLHFLAQDAALDTLRRRTDAPRIVHLLLSVCRHLGWASWVDYWQRRIPSVGGLDGEAANVAPPPDLYALLRTALERPVSLHDTYLQCAAMCGVHGAAPLRHCERSADIFTLFSALGGAALRTPGVGAAQQLVQTMLDLHWDASVLGRLPPGIALPLEEVLRTCQLDPPKGWAPEAYTLLRRLDASAQASPTTQQARVHPSLLRTLPDASLDPLCAQLFSKDYRLSDVARMLQTTSPNAAHIAHDDERDELEHHAELLQTARTLAERTMAQCIGRGMFRMASRALRPTATWRTPRLCLALRTYPGGALFARPYAADPHEVEWPEFHNGVASALEIAVHADERIDSNWIFAHSTAQRDAARHAGFLLGLGLHGHLARLGRVHAYRYLTPRHALTTVGLVLGVAASFLGTADPAARQVMAIQVAAFLPHRSIALHFSPLTQAAGLLGMGLVFCQTDHRWTAERLAAQLEGGEPGGMQDMYANAAGLGLGFVLLGRGRRTPMDSASDVALLAQLRRLLLGTGAEAPAANRAMHAATLALALVFLRSERKDIAQLVAPPPNAHALEHLRPDLLLVRTLAHALILWSDIAPDEAWLQSTLAPFMHGTDPGRMRDATQLAWYNMRAGACLALSLRYAGTGDARARALLLRQLQDYVHDAVPSDDRYASRVAHAARETLRDVLHVALATVMAGTGDVELLRLYRVAHGATSRSYGSHMAAHMALGLLFLGGGRFTLGTGDVAIAAMLAAFLPRYPAGPGDCRAHLQAARHLYVLALAPRLLVARDVRSNEVCFLPVSVSGRPKMYAPTLLPPLEGVHSVQSASRRYWPTSLDANAMAHGAHDPRHIHWFHVQRRTGYLSYVDDPHGHRSIFARSRGWAAHPFSASTSAEAHAMLRDLRELVQSFETAPQDTALVRRVCCGTRPFQVFCTAVLMECLTADTPALAHVYFALYDGVHSDDAWFVQDLQLLEAFYSSAASHAVRDGREALLSPTVLSHLRTRLAQRTLPSDALAYLAGHGASLSPRGAVALAAMDAPLGADLDALRAKFTAMPYAAAAEVLRRVLLLTSPLAPREKLLDALLSVWK